The Candidatus Binatus sp. DNA window ACGGCGTCATCATCGATGTGAACAACGAGTTGGTGCGATCGTGTGGGATCGCAAAAACTGAAATCGTCGGCAAGCGCTTCGCTGATCTCAATGCCTGGGTCAGCACCGAGCGGCGCGATCTCTTCATCGAAACCCTGCGCAAACAGCGCGAGGTCCGCAACTTCGAAACCGCCTTCCGCACTACCAGCGGCGGCACTTTTCCGGCGCTGATCTCGGCGGTTGTGCTCGAGCTCGGCGGACGCGAGTGCGTGCTGTCGCTCGCGCGCGATATCACCGACCTGGAGGCGGCACGACGCAAGGCAGAGGCGGCATCGAGGGCGAAGACCGAATTCCTGTCCAGCATGTCCCACGAGATTCGCACGCCGATGAATGCGATCCTCGGAATGGCCGACCTGATGGGCGAGAGCGACCTCGATTCGGAACAGCGCCGTTACCTCGATACCATCGTCAGCAACGGCAACGCGCTGCTCGAACTGATCAACAGCATCCTGGACCTTGCCCGAGTCGAGAGCGGGCGCTTGAAGCTGGAGGCCGTCGAGTTCGACGTGGTCGAGTTGACGGAGAAGGTGGCAGATACTCTCGCGGTGCGCGCCCACGAAAAGGGAATCGAACTCGCGGTGCGATTCGGCCGCGGTCTGCCGCCCGTGCTGGTGGGCGATCCGCTGCGGCTGCGCCAGGTGCTCATCAACCTGATCGGCAACGCGATCAAATTTACCGCGCGCGGTGAAGTCGTGATTGACGTCGCGCTCAATCCCGGCCAGTCCAACCCGGGCAGCCTTCTATTTTCGGTGCGCGACACCGGCGTCGGGATACCGCCGGACGTGCTGCCCAGGGTTTTTTCCGCCTTCACCCAGGCCGACTCATCGACCACGCGAAAATACGGCGGCAGCGGACTTGGTCTGACAATCGTCGAGCGCCTGGTCGCACTGATGGGGGGCAGAGTCTGGGTCGAAAGCGAACCAGGCACGGGCAGCACTTTCTGTTTTACCGCGGAACTCGGCGTGCCACTCGCGCTCACCAACGTAAGCGAAACGGCGGAGCATCGCGGCCTCGATCTGTCCGGGGTCCGTGCGCTGGTGGTGGATGACAACGCGACCGCTCGATCGATCGCAACCGAACTTTTGAGCGCCAAGGGAGCGGTAGTCGCCGAGGCCGCGTCCGGGGCCGGCGGAATCCTCGCGATCGACGATGCGAATCGCAATCGCGCGGCGTTCGGCCTGATGCTGGTTGATTTGCAGATGCCCGCGATGGACGGTCTCGAAATGATCCGGCGGATGCGGCTTGGCCCGAATGGAAATTCGCCGATCGTCATCCTCGTGACTTCCAGCAGCCTGACCACCCGGTTGAATGCGATGAAGGACTTAGGCGTGAATCATTACGTGGTCAAGCCGGTCAAGCGGCGCGAATTGTACGCCGCTATTTCCGACGCAATGGCCGACGTTGCCGCGCCCGCGGATGCGGCCGCCCAGCCTCGCCGTGAAACGGCGCCAAACGGTTCCGCGGAGCATCTGCTCAACCGCCCGCTCAGCATCCTGCTGGCAGATGACTCGGCGGACAACCGCCTGTTGATCGCGGCGTATCTAAAGAAAAGCCGCTATGTGCTCGACGAAGTGGAGAACGGCCAGGCTGCCCTGGACCGCTTCATGACGCGTGCCTACGACGTGGTCCTGATGGACATCCAGATGCCTGTGCTCGACGGTTACAGCGCTGTGCGCATGATTCGCGAATGGGAAACGGCGAACCAACGTCGTCGCACGCCGATTATCGCGCTGACTGCCTCCGCGCTCGAACAGGACGTGCGCCGCGCACATCAAGTTGGATGCGACCTGCACGTCAGCAAGCCGGTCAAGAAATCGACTCTGCTCCAAGCGATTGCCGACGTGATCGAAAACTCCGGTCACGACGACGCGACGGCGTCTGCTCAAAGCGCGTAATGCACCTTGGTGAGCTGCTCGGACACTTCCCAAAGCCGGGCGGCGGCCGCGCTGTCGCGAGCAGCCGCACTACAACCGACTTTTTCTGGATGTCCCCACATCTCGGCGATACCGTCAGGGCCGATGTAATCGCCGCCGTGGACGTCGGGCGCGACCGCCGCATACTCGGTAGGCAGCGCGCCCATCGCGGCGCTTTGCGCGAGCAGGCTGTTGCCGACTGAGAAAAGATATTCGAGCATCGACGATCCCTGCATCCGCGGTCCCGCGGCTTGCAGATTGGTCGCCGCATATCCGGGATGGCACGCGACGCTGAGCAGCTTTGCGCCCGATGCGTCGGCTCGCCGCTGCAACTCGAAGCTGAACAACAAGTTGGCGAGCTTGCTCTGCCCGTAAGCCCTCCACTTGCGGTAGCCGTTGTGCCATTGGAGATCGTCGAAACGAATGCTGCCCATGCGATGCGCGTTGCTGCTTACGTTGACCACTCGCGCGCCATCGGTGGCGAGCAATCGATCGAGCAGCAGTCCGGTCAACGCGAAATGTCCCAGGTGATTGGTGCCGAATTGCATCTCGAAGCCGTCTGCCGTGAGACGATACGGGATCGCCATGACGCCGGCGTTGTTGCACAGCACGTGTAGCGCGGGATGCCCCAGACGGAACGCGTCGGCGAAGCCGCGCACCGACGCGAGGTTCGAGAGGTCGAGTTCCATCACCTCAACCTTGGCGCCGGGCGATGATGCGGAGATCTGAGCGGCGGCGGTTCGAGCCTTGCCCAGGTCGCGGCAGGCAATGATGACATCGGCCCGCTTGCGCGCGAATTCCAGCGCGGCTTCATAGCCGATGCCGCTGTTGCCACCGGTTACGACGATCGTCTTCCCGGAAAGATCCGGCATGTCATCGGCGGTCCACGCTTTTCTGTCGGGCATAGTGGGCGTTCCTCCCAGTCGGCTGCACGAAGGCTATAGCACGATTACCTAATCAGCATGATGACCGGGATGGAATGCAAGAGTAAGGACGGCAAGGTCATCGACCTCGCTTGCATGTAAGCCTAGCAGGCTGATGAAAAAGTAACCGCGCGGGGAGATCACCCGACAACCAGCACGTAATTCTCGCGCTTGATGGGGCGAGCGAGCGTGATAGCCATCGCGCGGCCACCGCCGGTACGTTGGACGAGCGCCTCGAATTGCGCTCCAGCGGCGCCGGACAATGCGCGTGCTCGCCTTAATACCTTGTCGAAATGCCAAAGCGTTTGTGGAGCCGCTGCGCATTGGAGGTTTTGACGCCCAAGCGCGAAGCTGATGTTTCCCAACGTGGGGTGCACGCGCCGATCGCGTTGCGCGGAAACCAGATCCCCGGGTTTCAGCGACGGATTTCCCTTTACCCACGCATTGTATAGGTCCGCAGTGGCAAGCAACTCGGGTCCCCAGTCCTTGAAGATGTGGGTAAGGAGGGGCTCCAAGGTTTCCGGAATGCTGTCATCGCGCGGATAGGATGCATCCACGTCGGCGAACTCGCCGTCGAAGATGTCAGGCAAGTTCATTCGTTCGGTCCAGCGAAAGACGTTGGGTGCGCGACTTTTCATCAAGGTGCAGGGATAGGGGTCACGCCCCAGATGCGCGAACAGGGGAGCCATCAATCCGAAGTCAGCGTCGCTGGGCCGGCCGCCCAGAATGTACGGATTCAACATGAAGTGCGCCTCGAGGATGTCGAGCAATTCCTCATACGAGCGCTCGATGGCCGGGATGGTTTCTCTGGCGATGCCGAGCCGCGGCAAGTACGCCTGCATCGCCTGCATGAAGGGCGCGGCGACGGCGTCGCGATCCGCCCGATTGCGGCTTGCGGATGCGCCACGGCCAAATTCGGCGCGCAGAAATTTCTCTTGCTGCGTCAAGTAGGACCAACGGTAGTGCATCGCCATCTTGAGCAGCCCTTCCGAGCCAAACGCTCCTATCAGCGAGGCAACGGTCCGTTGCACCGGCATTGACGGGTTGAGGCGCGGCTCGGGAAATTTCTCCTCTAGATGTTCGATGATGTCGGAGGTGTCTTGAATGATGGAGCCGTCGGGAGCTTCCAGCACTGGAACGACGAAGAACCCCAAGGCGGGAGCGATCTTCGTCTGGTAGACCGCGTGCGACGGGAAGAACTCCCGATATGGAATCCGCTTCTTGATCAGATAGGACCTTGCCTTCCCGCTATAGAGCGACGTAGGCGCGCCCCACAAAATATAGGTGTCATTTGTGCGTCCGGTGTTCATCATGCTCCGTGAATTTTGCGGCTACCGCGTGATTTCGGGCGTTGTCCCGAAGTCAGTGGGAGCTTGACCTGGCGATTTGACGCCTGCATGTAAAGCAGCCTTATCGGTAATAGCAGCTTAATACTCAATAGTGTAACAGCTAGCGGAGAGAAACGCCGGCGAGCGCCGCGACCTGCGCCATATCCACGCTCGCTTCCAGCGCGTCGGCGATTCGATCGAAGGCCGTGCGGCGATTGGCGTCGGTATCATCCTGCGCGGCGGATTCGAGCGGGGCGAGTCCTTTCGAAGTCCTGATCTCGTCGAGAAAGTTTCGTCGAAAACCGGCCGAATCGAACATTCCGTGAATCGAAGTGCCGATCACTCGTCCGTCGTCTGACCGTGCGCCCTCCAATTCGTTCACTGCGCTGGAGTCCCGATGCGTCAATCTGAACAGCGCCCGGGAAGCCGTGACGCCGGTGATGCGCCCGGAGTGAATCTCGTAGCCGGAAACGGGGATGCTTGTCGGCAGATGAATTGCTCGTATTCGATCGGTGATTTTCCCGCCCTGAAAGATCGTTTCCATTTCGAGCAATCCCAACCCAATCGTTTCGAGCGTATCGCTCTCGACCCCGTCGGCGTCGATGACGCGCCGTCCAAGCATCTGGTACCCTCCGCAGATTCCAAGCACCCATCCACCCGCGCGGCGGTGCCGGACCAGCAAGTTCTCCCACCCGGTTGCGCGCAGCCACTTCAGATCGGCGACGGTGTCCTTGGTCCCCGGAATGATCAGAACGTCAAGCCGTGGCGCCACGGCGGGATCGCTCAAGTAGTGCACGGCGACATCCGGTTCGTCCTCGAACGCATCGAAATCCGTATAGTTGGAAATACTCGGCAGGTGTATCACTCCGATAGTTATCGGCTTGCCGCCGGGGTGCGTCGCGATGCCAACCAAACTGGCGGCGTCCTCCTGCGGCAGTCCCAGGCTCTGCTGCCAGGGAATCACTCCGAGTATCGGGATACCGGTGCGTTGCTCGAGAAAGCGAAGGCCGGGTTCCAGCAGCTTTTGATCGCCGCGAAACTTGTTAATCAGCACTCCCTTTACGCGACGCCGTTCCTCGGGCGCGAGCAGCTCGATCGTGCCGACGATCGAGGCAAAGACTCCGCCCTTGTCGATGTCCGCGACCAACAGGACGGGCGCGTCGGCCAGTTCGGCGATTTCCCAATTGACTATGTCCCGATGGCGCAGATTGATCTCTGCCGCACTGCCCGCGCCTTCGATAACAATCAGCTCAAAATCCCGCGCCAGATTGCTATAGCTACTGACTATCTCAGGCCATGCCTCAGTACGATACCGCTCATAGTCATTTACCCCCATTTGAAACCGTGCTCGGCCCCGAATCACTACTTGGCAGCCCATTCCGGATTGCGTTTTCAACAGCACCGGATTCATGTCGGGGCTCGGTTCGAGCCCGCACGCCTGAGCCTGCACGGCCTGCGCGCGTCCGATCTCGCCGCCACCGGGGCAAACCGCGGCGTTGTTCGACATGTTTTGCGATTTGAAGGGCGCCACGCGGACGCCGGCGCGCGCGAACGCACGGCACAGCGCGGTGACGACCACGCTCTTGCCGACGTCCGACGCCGTGCCCATTACCATCAAGCTCCTGGCGCTCATATCCCGACTCCTTTTGGACCGACCCTCACGGAAGCCATAACATCCGCGATGCGATAGACTGTTTCAATACAGGTCCGGTTCAACAAGGAGCGAAGTAAGATGCAAATGGGAATGGTCGGGCTCGGCCGAATGGGCGCCAACATGGTGCGGCGCCTGCTGCGCGGCGGTCACGAATGCGTCGTGTTCGATGTGAGCGCCGCCGCGGTCAAGGAATTGGCGAAGGAGGGCGCCATCGCCGCGTCGTCACTCGACGACTTCGCCGCCAAGCTCAAGCAGCCGCGCGTGGCGTGGATGATGGTGCCGGCTGCCGTCGTCGAGGATACGGTGGCGGACCTGTCGCGCCGATTCCAGCGCGACGACATCATCGTTGACGGCGGCAATTCGTATTACATCGACGACCTCAGGCGCGCCGAATCGCTGCGGGCCAAGGGGATTCACTATGTCGATTCAGGCACCAGCGGTGGCGTCTGGGGACTCGAGCGCGGCTTTTGCCAGATGATCGGCGGCGAGCCGCAAGTCGTGAAGCATCTCGATTCGATTTTTGCCACGCTCGCGCCGTCGATCGATTCCGCCCCGCGCACGCCCGGCCGCGACCAGGTCCAAGGCAGCACCGCCGAGCACGGTTATCTGCATTGCGGACCCAACGGCGCGGGTCACTTCGTGAAAATGGTTCACAACGGAATCGAGTACGGGATTATGGCGGCGTATGCGGAGGGGATGAACATTCTGCGCAACGCCAACGTGGGGACGCAGACGCATGCGGTGGATGCGGAGACCACCCCGCTGCGCAATCCCAAGCTGTACCTGTACGACTTTAATCTCACCGACGTCGCCGAGGTATGGCGCCGCGGCAGCGTGATTGCGTCGTGGCTGCTGGACCTGACCGCCAACGCGCTGCTTGGCGATCCGGAACTGAAGAAATTTGCCGGGCGGGTATCGGATTCGGGCGAGGGCCGCTGGACGATCGACGCGGCGATCGATGAGGGCGTCCCCGCGCATGTGCTTACCGCCGCGCTCTACGAACGCTTCGGCTCGCGAGGCGCGGCCGACTTTGCGGACAAGCTCCTGTCTGCGATGCGCTACGAGTTCGGCGGACACCTGGAGAAGAAGGCCTAGCATGGGAGCTTTGCGTAACCGGACGTTGGTGCTGAAGCGATGCGCGCTGGCGCGCGAGATCCTTCGCCGTGCTCAGGATGACACAAGAAAGCGGGCGGCCGCCCGTGTCATTCTGAGCAAAGGCTGCTGTAGCGAAGAATCTCGCCGGACGCCCCGGCGTCCGGCGCTGGTTATGCAACGCTCTTCTGGCTGGGTGTTTACGATGGGGAGAGAAAACCGAATATGACATCGCTGCGTGAAGTATTGAACCGCGCGGAAGCGGACAAAGTCGCCGTCGGTCATTTTAATTTCTCGGACCTGGTCGCGTTCAACGCGATCGTCGCCGCCGCGCGCGACAAGAGATTACCCGTGATGGTGGGTCTGTCCGAGGGCGAGCGCGAGTTCACCGGCGTCCGACAGGCCGCAGCGTTGGTAAAGTCGGTTCGTGACGAGTACGACTTTCCGATTTTTCTCAACGCCGACCACACTCACTCGATCGCCAAAGCTGAGGCGGCGGCGAAGGCGGGATTCGACGAAATCATATTCGACGGGTCGGCGCTCCCTTTCGAGGAAAACATCGCGCAGACCAAGAAAGCGATCGAGGCGATCAAATCGATCAACCCTGCGATTCTTGTCGAGGGCGAGATCGGCTGGATCGGTGCGTCGTCGGCTGTGCTCGACAAGATTCCCGACGGTGTCGGCGTTATGACCACGCCGCAGGAGGCGAAACAATTCGTCGATGCTACCTCAGTTGACGTTTTGTCGCCGGCGGTCGGCAACATGCACGGAATGCTCAAGAGCATGGTTCACGGCAACGTTCGCAAGCGGCTGAATATCGAGAGGATCGCGGAGATCAAAGCAGCGGTTCGGATCTTCATGACATTGCACGGCGGGTCGGGCACCAACGACGACGATTTCAGGAGGGCGATCAAGTCCGGTATGACTATCGTCCACGTCAACACCGAACTGCGGCTGGCTTGGCGACGGGGGGTCGAAGCGGGGCTGGCAGCGGAGCCCAACGAGGTGGCGCCCTACAAGATACTGAGGGCCGCGGTCGAGGCGGTGAAAGCGGTGGTTGGTTCGCGGCTCGAACTGTTCAGTTCGAGATAACGGCCTGGTTGCTATTTGTCCGTCGGTAGATTGACGAATACCGCGGCCGTAACGACCGTAGTCCATAGACCGTCGCGATCGCCGATCGCGGATTGCGTGATGTTTCGCGTCTGAACGATTTTATCGGACAGCTTCCATACGCCCTTGCGTTCGTCGTAACTGACGTTGGGATCGAAGTCCACGCCGAGCGCGGTCGCGAGCATCGTGGCGGCGAGATCTTCGGCGTAGTCGCCAGCCTTCTCGTCGGTCTGCCCGAAACTCTTGTGCTCGGACAGATAGCCGTATTGATCCTTGTCGGCCGGAATTGCCAGCCCGACCGACGAAGCCATCAGGCGATGCGGTTCGTCGGTGGAGTTGTCGTACATGACGGTGTAAACGATCTGGCCGGGAGTCAGGGTCTTCAGTCCGTCCTGAATCGACACGACTTTGCATCCGGGAGGAAAAATCGAGCTGACTCGAACCAGATTGAACTCGGCGATCCGCGCGTCGCGAAGTGCGAGCTCGAACGAGGTGAGCTTCTCGCGGTGCCTGCCGACGCCCTTGGTCAGAAAAATACCTTTGTCGATCGGACCCATCTGCTATTTTGTCTCCCAATTCGATTTCTTCATTTACATAGAGCAAGCGCAAGCGTTTTGGTAGCGGTTTCGCCGGCAGTTGCGATAAGGGGTAAGCTGACGAGTGAGAATATCCGCCGAGGTGAATCGTGATCGAGACAAGTCCATTTGGAAATACCGGTCATCAGAGCACGCGGGTCATTTTCGGCGCCGCCGCGTTGGGCGGGATGAAGCAGGACAAGGCCGACGGGGTGCTCGAGCTGATCCTCGAATACGGCATCAATCACATCGCCACGGCCGCTTCGTACGGCGATTCGGAATTGCGGATCGGTCCGTGGATGCGGGAGCATCGCAAACGGTTTTTTCTCGCCACCAAGACCGGCGAGCGCACCTACGAAGGCGCGCGCGCGAGCCTGCATCGATCGCTGGAGAGGCTCCGGGTCGATCGGGTTGACCTGATCCAGATGCACAACCTGGTCGCGCAGGATGAATGGGCGACGGCTCTGGGAGCCCGCGGCGCGCTCGAAGCGCTGGTGGAGGCGCGCACCCAGGGACTGGTGCGATTCATCGGAGTCACGGGTCACGGCTCGCAGGTCGCCGCGATGCATCGCCGCAGCCTGGAGCGGTTCGCGTTCGACTCGGTGTTGTTTCCATACAATTTTACAATGCTGGATATCGGACAGTACGGCGCCGACGTCGAGGCGCTGCTGAAAGTCTGCCGCGAGCGCGCCGTGGCGACGCAGACGATCAAGTCGGTGGCGCGGCGGCGATGGCAAAACGGCAACGGCCCGAAATTCAGCTGGTACGAGCCGCTTCGCGATCGCGACGCGATCCGCAGGAGCGTCCACTTCGTGCTCAGCCGGCCAGGGCTGTTCCTGAATACCTCGAGCGACGCGACCCTCATCCGCGATATTCTCGATGCGGCGAGCGTGAAAGCAACGGCGCCGGCGCGCGCCGAGATGGAAGCCGACGTGGCGCGCTACGCGATGGAACCGCTGTTCATCCCCGGCGTGTCGGACACGATCTAAAGGCCCCGACTAAACGACCTTGCGCAACGCAAGCGCGGGCGGAAGCCGGACGGCTTCGAAGATCGGGACGACGCCGCTCACTATGCTGACGGCCAGCGCGGCGATCAGCGCATTGAGGGTTTGCGCGGAAGTGACCCACAGCGCGCCGTTGCCGCCGAGCGCCGCGCCGAGCGTGATGCCGCCGGAGAACATCCAGAACGCGGCGCCGGCGCCGATGATGCCGCCGAAGAGTCCGATCGCGCCGCATTCACCGAATAACAAAAAGGCTACGGCGCTGCGGCTGAAGCCGAGCGCGCGCATCACGGCGACGTCGCTGATTTGTTCGCGGACCATCATGACCGTGGAGTTGGCGGCGATGAGCAGCACGGTCAGCAACACGACCAGACATAGCGCGAACACGATAGCCCTGATGTTGCCGATGGCGGAGAGGCCGGAAGAGAGCGCGTCGCTTTCGGTCATGGTGCGCGTTTCGGCGTCGGAATTGGCGAAGTGCTCGTCGATCTGTTTGGCGAGCGGGCCCATCGCGTCGGCGCTGGTGGCGCGGACGATGATGTTCCAGGCGATGTCTTCGTCGGGCAGCCCGTGCGCTTTGCGCGCCGCCATCAGGTAGTCGCGCCGCATGAGAAAGGTGTTGGGATAGCGCTTGGACGCCATCTGGCCGCCGATGATGAAGGTCATCTCCATATGGTCTGAGTCGGTGCTGCGGAGCGTGACGGTGTCGCCGATCTTCCAGCCGTATTTGCGCATGAGAATTTCGCCGACGATGGCGGTGCGCTTTTCTTTGGCGCTCGCCTCGCGCTGCTGGTTGGTCAACGCGTAGTCAGGGAACACGTCGCCTATCTCCGGGCCGGCGCCGACGCCGAAGACCGGCTCGCTGACGTCGCGCCACGTCGCGAACCATCCCGTGATCGCGACGCACGCGGCGACGCCGGACATTTTATTGATGTCGTCGCAATAACGCGCTGGTAGATCCTCCCACGGCGCGGTCTTGTTGCTGATTATGAGACGGAGCGTGCCGGACGCGTCCTTGACGACGCGATCCATCGAAGCCGGCACCGACACCAGGACGGTGTAGATGAAGGTGGCCAGCGCGATCGTGAGGATAGTCAGAATCGTGCGGCGCAAATTTCGACGCATATTGCGCTCGACCAATTTGATCCAGTTGAACACGATGATTCCCGTTTAGACCGAGCGCAGCGATTCGACCAGACCGATGCGCGAGGCGCGCCATGCGGGCAGCAATCCGCCGAGCGCGCCAATCGCAATTGCGGCGATCATTCCCGACACGAACGCGCCCGCAGTCAGCTGAAACCTGAAGATGAACTCGCCGACGTTCATGAGCTGGCTGGCCAGCCCGGTCGAGTACGCGACCAACACCCCGAGTATCTCGCCGAGCACGCCGCCGGCGAGCGCGAGCACGATACTCTCGATTACGAAACTCGCGAGCACGTTGAAGCGGCTGAAGCCCAGCACGCGCAGCACGCCGATCTCGCTGGTGCGGCGCGCGACCGCGGAGTACATCGTGTTCATCGCACCGAACACCGAGCCAATCGCAAGAATCAGCGCGACGATCAGGCCGAGCGCGCGCAACTGATCGACGAACTCGGTTTGTTTCGCGTAAAATTCCTGCTCCGACATCGTATCTACTTTGACCCGCGAATCGGTCGTCAGTGACTTGGCGAAGTCGTCATGGGTGCCCGGCTTGAGCACGACGTGAAGCACCTGGAAGCCGTTGGCGACGTGGATATCCTGGGTCAGGATGTCGAGATCGGTCAGCACTTCCGACTCGCGCGCGCTGTCGTGATCGGAAAAGATGCCGACAATTTTGAAAGTGCGCCGTCCAAATTTGAAATCGCTTCCGACCGCGAGGTTATGAAAACGCGCGGCCAGCTTGCGGCCGACCACCATCTCGGCCGTGCCGCGATTTGGCCAGCGCCCGCTTTCCAGGCGCATGTCGCGATGGACCTGGTAGGCGATTGGATAAACGCCGCGAAGGAGCGTGAAGATCGCGCTGGAAGGCGGCGCGTCGGGGACCGGATTGAAACCGGTGATTACCTCGGGCGAGACCAGCGCCTGGCCGTTGGGAGTCGTCGCGATTTGCGGCCGGCTCTTGATGATCTCGTATTGCTCGCGCGAGATGAAGCTGCCGCCCTCGTTGGCCGTGCCGCGGCTCAGCACGATCCAGTTGTCGGTGATCGCGCTTCGCATCACAGTCGCGCGCAGGCCCGCGACGAAGCCCGACAAGATGAACAGTAGCATCACGACCAGCGCC harbors:
- a CDS encoding oxidoreductase, giving the protein MPDRKAWTADDMPDLSGKTIVVTGGNSGIGYEAALEFARKRADVIIACRDLGKARTAAAQISASSPGAKVEVMELDLSNLASVRGFADAFRLGHPALHVLCNNAGVMAIPYRLTADGFEMQFGTNHLGHFALTGLLLDRLLATDGARVVNVSSNAHRMGSIRFDDLQWHNGYRKWRAYGQSKLANLLFSFELQRRADASGAKLLSVACHPGYAATNLQAAGPRMQGSSMLEYLFSVGNSLLAQSAAMGALPTEYAAVAPDVHGGDYIGPDGIAEMWGHPEKVGCSAAARDSAAAARLWEVSEQLTKVHYAL
- a CDS encoding response regulator; protein product: MGAPPEQNDLALRDLASQESKREPDHLNAEALTSGELARARARNTLFDLPVVDETVIGLSRVAAVLIVLFNLVYAAEHRYTAGSTFDATQSLILASAAVGVVFFLLTFTAAIPRYWRQIAVFVFAALMVTNTAICAESMRVEPLFVSVLVIVVGAGTLAPWDWHWQAAISVIGMTCFYVVGRAHGGIDSDPSIHWLGLMTAVGLGQSSVYLQMKNRRELAQNLEDQRSSDRKLRESEEKFRQIFEQSGDIVMVSSLDTGRILEVNNQFVKRTRLPRELVVGRRSIDLNFWVEPAIREQCAKELRERGSVQNVEARLIGVDPAQPTTALISAVVARLNNQNCVINVVHEISDIREAERKVRDSEATLRKIFDANLDAVTITDPMTRRYIDVNHEFCRATGFSREEVLGKTYWEVGVWPSREESDNFAATLTRTGEVRNMRANFFAKDGSLIPCLISGVLLELNGKLSCLTITRDISDLVAAERNLQSSEAMLREIFNSSLDNIALTGISDGVIIDVNNELVRSCGIAKTEIVGKRFADLNAWVSTERRDLFIETLRKQREVRNFETAFRTTSGGTFPALISAVVLELGGRECVLSLARDITDLEAARRKAEAASRAKTEFLSSMSHEIRTPMNAILGMADLMGESDLDSEQRRYLDTIVSNGNALLELINSILDLARVESGRLKLEAVEFDVVELTEKVADTLAVRAHEKGIELAVRFGRGLPPVLVGDPLRLRQVLINLIGNAIKFTARGEVVIDVALNPGQSNPGSLLFSVRDTGVGIPPDVLPRVFSAFTQADSSTTRKYGGSGLGLTIVERLVALMGGRVWVESEPGTGSTFCFTAELGVPLALTNVSETAEHRGLDLSGVRALVVDDNATARSIATELLSAKGAVVAEAASGAGGILAIDDANRNRAAFGLMLVDLQMPAMDGLEMIRRMRLGPNGNSPIVILVTSSSLTTRLNAMKDLGVNHYVVKPVKRRELYAAISDAMADVAAPADAAAQPRRETAPNGSAEHLLNRPLSILLADDSADNRLLIAAYLKKSRYVLDEVENGQAALDRFMTRAYDVVLMDIQMPVLDGYSAVRMIREWETANQRRRTPIIALTASALEQDVRRAHQVGCDLHVSKPVKKSTLLQAIADVIENSGHDDATASAQSA
- a CDS encoding cobyric acid synthase, whose amino-acid sequence is MSARSLMVMGTASDVGKSVVVTALCRAFARAGVRVAPFKSQNMSNNAAVCPGGGEIGRAQAVQAQACGLEPSPDMNPVLLKTQSGMGCQVVIRGRARFQMGVNDYERYRTEAWPEIVSSYSNLARDFELIVIEGAGSAAEINLRHRDIVNWEIAELADAPVLLVADIDKGGVFASIVGTIELLAPEERRRVKGVLINKFRGDQKLLEPGLRFLEQRTGIPILGVIPWQQSLGLPQEDAASLVGIATHPGGKPITIGVIHLPSISNYTDFDAFEDEPDVAVHYLSDPAVAPRLDVLIIPGTKDTVADLKWLRATGWENLLVRHRRAGGWVLGICGGYQMLGRRVIDADGVESDTLETIGLGLLEMETIFQGGKITDRIRAIHLPTSIPVSGYEIHSGRITGVTASRALFRLTHRDSSAVNELEGARSDDGRVIGTSIHGMFDSAGFRRNFLDEIRTSKGLAPLESAAQDDTDANRRTAFDRIADALEASVDMAQVAALAGVSLR
- a CDS encoding aldo/keto reductase, coding for MIETSPFGNTGHQSTRVIFGAAALGGMKQDKADGVLELILEYGINHIATAASYGDSELRIGPWMREHRKRFFLATKTGERTYEGARASLHRSLERLRVDRVDLIQMHNLVAQDEWATALGARGALEALVEARTQGLVRFIGVTGHGSQVAAMHRRSLERFAFDSVLFPYNFTMLDIGQYGADVEALLKVCRERAVATQTIKSVARRRWQNGNGPKFSWYEPLRDRDAIRRSVHFVLSRPGLFLNTSSDATLIRDILDAASVKATAPARAEMEADVARYAMEPLFIPGVSDTI
- a CDS encoding class II fructose-bisphosphate aldolase → MTSLREVLNRAEADKVAVGHFNFSDLVAFNAIVAAARDKRLPVMVGLSEGEREFTGVRQAAALVKSVRDEYDFPIFLNADHTHSIAKAEAAAKAGFDEIIFDGSALPFEENIAQTKKAIEAIKSINPAILVEGEIGWIGASSAVLDKIPDGVGVMTTPQEAKQFVDATSVDVLSPAVGNMHGMLKSMVHGNVRKRLNIERIAEIKAAVRIFMTLHGGSGTNDDDFRRAIKSGMTIVHVNTELRLAWRRGVEAGLAAEPNEVAPYKILRAAVEAVKAVVGSRLELFSSR
- a CDS encoding pyruvoyl-dependent arginine decarboxylase, which translates into the protein MGPIDKGIFLTKGVGRHREKLTSFELALRDARIAEFNLVRVSSIFPPGCKVVSIQDGLKTLTPGQIVYTVMYDNSTDEPHRLMASSVGLAIPADKDQYGYLSEHKSFGQTDEKAGDYAEDLAATMLATALGVDFDPNVSYDERKGVWKLSDKIVQTRNITQSAIGDRDGLWTTVVTAAVFVNLPTDK
- a CDS encoding glutathione S-transferase family protein; translation: MMNTGRTNDTYILWGAPTSLYSGKARSYLIKKRIPYREFFPSHAVYQTKIAPALGFFVVPVLEAPDGSIIQDTSDIIEHLEEKFPEPRLNPSMPVQRTVASLIGAFGSEGLLKMAMHYRWSYLTQQEKFLRAEFGRGASASRNRADRDAVAAPFMQAMQAYLPRLGIARETIPAIERSYEELLDILEAHFMLNPYILGGRPSDADFGLMAPLFAHLGRDPYPCTLMKSRAPNVFRWTERMNLPDIFDGEFADVDASYPRDDSIPETLEPLLTHIFKDWGPELLATADLYNAWVKGNPSLKPGDLVSAQRDRRVHPTLGNISFALGRQNLQCAAAPQTLWHFDKVLRRARALSGAAGAQFEALVQRTGGGRAMAITLARPIKRENYVLVVG
- the gnd gene encoding phosphogluconate dehydrogenase (NAD(+)-dependent, decarboxylating) — its product is MQMGMVGLGRMGANMVRRLLRGGHECVVFDVSAAAVKELAKEGAIAASSLDDFAAKLKQPRVAWMMVPAAVVEDTVADLSRRFQRDDIIVDGGNSYYIDDLRRAESLRAKGIHYVDSGTSGGVWGLERGFCQMIGGEPQVVKHLDSIFATLAPSIDSAPRTPGRDQVQGSTAEHGYLHCGPNGAGHFVKMVHNGIEYGIMAAYAEGMNILRNANVGTQTHAVDAETTPLRNPKLYLYDFNLTDVAEVWRRGSVIASWLLDLTANALLGDPELKKFAGRVSDSGEGRWTIDAAIDEGVPAHVLTAALYERFGSRGAADFADKLLSAMRYEFGGHLEKKA